A window from Diachasmimorpha longicaudata isolate KC_UGA_2023 chromosome 5, iyDiaLong2, whole genome shotgun sequence encodes these proteins:
- the L(3)72dn gene encoding U3 small nucleolar RNA-associated protein 4 homolog, producing MSTCKIHHVKFYNLAPRSITCLSYEKTTKKLALSRNDNSIELWNVSHTPFLEQVIPGDPRDSIEALLWIGPYRLLSTGLRGFIIEYDLISLKPKYSQSITGGAAWCLDVNPLHTRIAVGTEDGYVNTFTITQDNLVYEKIFDKQKGRILCLKWDNTGDMIFTGSNDTVRVWNANSGHAIHKMTTGRKQNKKETIVWCLGVTSDNHVISGDSRGVLLVWDPSVGTLIESHESHTADILSLAVSEDSNIIYSAGIDPVIRSFSKVLLKSSGRYQWVKGIERRLHTHDVRALVETNGKLFSAGVDGYLAQSSYPPKSLVKYPPLLANPCVTICPKSRCILLRYSNYLELWRLGTANSINSSMRNGHAKEKNGTIYPLEEEPIKLLELKTKKNEAIIAYAITKDSKMIIYSTENYVRVFNFDIVEGNAMLTKSEINFGIERIQMMLFSPNNKLFVTVNNENGFNQINIFKVEHKRFELKCSFNSAKQKLKNIGVICFSQDNEYLICGDREGRVVAYLVEECDAEEPKCWPLPSYRCPATAVAVQQETNNLVIVYADHKIVEYNLFRRQYTEFSNNLQTRVPSHWLTRTFPIINIIFNPNDQNAIILHDDTTVYVIQKDRFTDEGIKLAKTESHEEDSNSMSSSQGQYDFQVIKKYKHLVHLEWLKNGELVAVEVNPISLTEKLPAALKQSSFGCS from the exons ATGTCTACCTGTAAAATTCATCACgtcaaattttataatttggcACCCAGGTCTATAACGTGTCTTTCTTATgagaaaacaacaaaaaaattggcaCTTTCAAG AAATGACAATTCAATCGAGTTATGGAATGTCTCCCACACTCCCTTCCTGGAGCAAGTAATCCCTGGGGACCCACGAGACTCGATCGAGGCCCTCCTCTGGATAGGCCCATATCGTCTTCTTTCTACAGGCCTCCGTGGCTTCATAATCGAGTACGATCTAATCAGTTTAAAACCCAAGTATTCTCAGTCCATCACCGGAGGAGCAGCCTGGTGTCTCGACGTAAATCCTCTCCACACTCGTATTGCCGTTGGTACAGAAGATGGTTACGTTAACACCTTCACAATAACTCAAGACAACCTCGTTTACGAAAAGATTTTTGACAAGCAAAAGGGCAGAATTTTATGCTTGAAATGGGACAATACAGGTGATATGATATTTACGGGTTCAAATGACACTGTCCGTGTCTGGAATGCCAACTCAGGTCACGCAATTCACAAAATGACGACGGGAAGAAAGCAGAACAAGAAGGAGACCATTGTTTGGTGTTTAGGAGTAACGAGTGACAACCACGTAATCTCTGGCGATTCAAGAGGAGTTTTATTGGTTTGGGATCCCTCAGTAGGAACATTAATTGAGAGCCATGAGTCCCACACAGCTGATATCCTCTCATTAGCAGTGTCCGAAGACTCCAATATAATTTATAGTGCTGGAATTGATCCAGTCATCAGAAGTTTCTCAAAAGTTCTTTTGAAATCCTCTGGAAGATATCAATGGGTCAAAGGAATCGAAAGGAGGCTCCATACTCATGATGTCAGAGCTTTAGTCGAAACAAATGGTAAATTATTCTCTGCTGGTGTTGATGGATATTTAGCGCAGTCCAGTTATCCACCCAAAAGTCTAGTAAAGTATCCTCCACTGCTCGCAAATCCCTGCGTCACTATTTGTCCGAAATCACGATGCATATTACTTCGATATTCTAATTATCTGGAGTTATGGAGACTCGGGACAGCGAATAGTATCAACTCTTCGATGAGAAATGGACACGCAAAGGAGAAAAATGGCACGATTTATCCTTTAGAGGAAGAACCTATCAAATTATTGGAGCtcaagacgaaaaaaaatgaggccaTTATTGCGTATGCAATTACGAAGGATTCAAAGATGATTATTTACTCAACGGAGAACTACGTTAGAGTATTTAATTTTGATATTGTTGAAGGTAATGCAATGCTGACCAAGAGCGAGATTAATTTCGGCATTGAGAGGATACAGATGATGTTGTTTAGTCCGAATAATAAACTCTTCGTGACTGTTAATAATGAGAATGGATTCAATCAGATAAATATCTTCAAGGTTGAGCACAAAAGATTTGAGCTGAAGTGCTCATTCAATAGTGCGAaacaaaaactaaaaaatattggagttATTTGTTTTTCGCAAGATAATGAGTACTTGATCTGTGGAGATCGTGAGGGTAGGGTGGTAGCGTATCTGGTGGAGGAGTGCGATGCAGAAGAGCCTAAGTGCTGGCCACTACCGAGTTATCGATGTCCTGCAACGGCCGTGGCTGTGCAACAGGAGACCAACAACTTGGTTATTGTTTATGCTGATCATAAG ATTGTGGAGTACAATTTATTCAGACGTCAGTACACAGAATTCTCAAATAATTTGCAGACTCGCGTACCCAGTCACTGGCTGACGCGAACCTTCCCCATTATCAACATCATATTTAATCCTAATGACCAAAATGCTATTATTTTGCACGATGATACCACTGTTTACGTTATTCAGAAGGATCGATTCACAGATGAAGGTATCAAACTTGCAAAAACTGAGAGTCATGAGGAAGATagtaattcgatgtcgagttCACAAGGGCAATATGACTttcaagtaattaaaaaatataag cATCTTGTACACCTGGAATGGCTGAAAAATGGAGAGCTAGTTGCAGTAGAAGTGAATCCCATTTCGCTGACCGAGAAATTACCAGCAGCGTTGAAACAAAGTTCTTTCGGTTGTTCATGA
- the LOC135162329 gene encoding LOW QUALITY PROTEIN: ornithine decarboxylase antizyme 1 (The sequence of the model RefSeq protein was modified relative to this genomic sequence to represent the inferred CDS: deleted 1 base in 1 codon) has translation MEETLEESIGAQQYYSITLGVGPLWWSDAPHAALSVSAVNTESRGVGIKQSQLSVSSHIVSEEELLKAIKDNDSLRLKFTLHLTETTSVEWETLIWRGTLYIGVPSCLLPEGSKEGFVSLLEYAEEVLHCKNIVVCLRKYRSDRAMLVRTFMFLGFNVLPPNHALVPPNCDSGNLYMLYAVE, from the exons ATGGAAGAAACTCTTGAAGAGAGCATTGGGGCCCAGCAATACTACTCCATAACGCTGGGTGTGGGGCCTCTGTGGTGGTCC GATGCGCCCCATGCCGCATTGTCTGTATCTGCAGTCAACACAGAGAGCCGCGGCGTGGGGATTAAACAGAGTCAGCTCTCTGTGAGCTCACACATTGTTTCA GAGGAGGAGTTATTGAAAGCTATTAAGGATAATGATTCACTACGTTTGAAGTTCACTCTACATTTGACCGAGACAACTTCAGTCGAATGGGAGACACTGATATGGCGAGGTACACTTTACATCGGGGTACCAAGCTGTCTTCTTCCCGAAGGCTCCAAGGAGGGCTTCGTGTCACTCTTGGAGTACGCAGAGGAGGTACTTCACTGCAAAAACATTGTCGTTTGTCTACGCAAATATCGATCTGATCGAG caATGCTGGTTCGTACCTTCATGTTCTTGGGCTTCAACGTCCTGCCCCCGAATCATGCACTTGTTCCACCCAATTGTGATTCGGGTAATCTCTACATGTTGTACGCCGTGGAGTAA
- the LOC135162291 gene encoding uncharacterized protein LOC135162291 — MTAVTPGRVVNRSITINRPIDMTLNLDCIEEPLSEAQLAFKSRIQEDYDRVIATLDEIIKKDSGQLLTQTSTVSGYQYSLGPGTSSILKQTTINQSQTAKSIKLNVLNNSNTPQGNLQLVMDPRMGLILNTVAQNTTSTSTLSSQAPKVHQAHSVTENTSVTQPTSQFTRATRQNTIRAKILQIQQPDVIEEHPPPSESALPAPVVPAATPVAALKAPPPCTSSHTPVQSFNSSKVKPPQRTAVVVRPTEQTCIGGIAVGNKNNSDSIDESKRHLPDGREIAFNKMNGGRTFPSLVVVARPFLRSKEVSPQTISKERNELDAKVKNVLMFSATRFAEWLIQQGLVKSEQYCDQHGSQKSKLKLGMYSHCGSFPYSGGYVWISSCCPDRFVSVFSGSIFQGAPHTPSVLLKLIYHWSCQTNVQNVVSWVKISNVYVKNFYTNLRSVCTAAVWDKSSLIGGKGRSIQVGVISLGTTSQDGNLRQVKVEVLGILNPDTGELRLRACEPVQDNDRTVKRRFNNILQPLKDWVDRESKILTDFTVDKGILHDLGFNQVVQVAYNNQTSRHQNSNYQVMEYLRKIVPRMFQNTLSLLSRQMIQQFLDELVWREMFGTTASRAFHSIISHIAEQTRASTGENLLDRLSKIAANPFNDWSYSQFITRDSFSTNEARDPIILSSDTNEPQIVTLKSSTQPTRRNRKRVMNASNASDVKRHSPDIRIDIKDLEKVEQIPLHEFYYGTIEGDKSFSKEEKRFASFTCFLCPTIMKSNTEVMDHMIKHVPHRVSGQLHSHVCRYCCAAFSSRHMMVTHIAETHSTFGNIDGHMVVCGICEQKFANSNLLVAHMGTTHSSSEMPYRCENCGYRTSSHKDAVDHFYKVHERGDSLQCPYCLKIMQFCIDGVAISANIQAYLVHMQRHVLRREQGKGNKCSRCCLWFNQKSSLKQHQADLHIPWVGNKDTPTISDGKRIMIPKFRHQLKRIDLGAIPPELPDEEEFHRWNSPVIVNVPNSLYHFRCQECEEDIDEEDHYPGEQKCNQCRYVTCCWRAFKEHQQQIHNERPMTSLIVPSPLINIPLEKKMKCSCGYGTKDGNLLATHFVKCKKVSGGIDGRGSTGMLDSLGLVPKNAT, encoded by the coding sequence ATGACGGCAGTAACGCCCGGGCGTGTGGTCAACCGGTCGATCACCATCAATCGTCCGATTGATATGACATTGAACCTCGATTGTATCGAGGAACCCCTTTCCGAGGCTCAACTCGCCTTTAAATCTCGAATTCAAGAAGACTACGATCGTGTGATAGCAACTCTCGatgaaataattaagaaaGACAGCGGTCAACTGCTAACGCAAACCAGCACCGTAAGTGGCTATCAATATTCACTTGGTCCTGGTACGTCATCTATCCTGAAGCAGACGACTATAAATCAATCGCAAACCGCCAAATCAATTAAGCTCAATGTTTTAAACAATTCTAACACCCCCCAAGGCAATCTCCAACTAGTAATGGATCCCCGAATGGGTTTAATTCTCAATACGGTAGCCCAAAATACGACATCTACTTCGACACTATCGTCCCAAGCCCCAAAAGTCCATCAGGCCCATTCAGTAACTGAGAATACCTCAGTTACTCAACCCACCAGTCAATTTACCCGTGCAACACGTCAGAACACGATTCGAGCGAAAATCCTTCAGATTCAACAGCCCGATGTGATCGAGGAGCATCCGCCACCTTCGGAATCCGCTCTTCCAGCACCTGTTGTTCCTGCTGCCACTCCCGTAGCCGCTCTAAAAGCTCCTCCACCCTGTACTTCGTCCCATACCCCGGTTCAAAGCTTCAACTCATCAAAAGTCAAGCCACCCCAACGAACAGCCGTCGTTGTTAGGCCAACAGAGCAAACCTGCATTGGTGGCATTGCAGTTGGTAACAAAAACAATTCAGACAGCATCGATGAATCAAAACGTCATCTTCCCGATGGACGTGAGATTGCCTTCAATAAGATGAATGGAGGAAGAACATTTCCATCTCTGGTGGTTGTAGCAAGGCCCTTTTTGAGAAGTAAGGAAGTCTCACCGCAGACAATTTCGAAAGAACGCAATGAGTTGGATGCCAAAGTGAAGAATGTACTGATGTTCTCAGCAACGAGATTTGCTGAGTGGTTAATACAGCAGGGATTGGTCAAGTCGGAGCAATACTGTGATCAACATGGCAGCCAAAAGTCGAAACTCAAGCTGGGAATGTACAGCCACTGCGGCTCCTTTCCATACTCCGGGGGTTATGTTTGGATATCCAGTTGTTGTCCAGATCGATTTGTCTCGGTTTTTTCTGGATCAATTTTTCAGGGAGCTCCTCACACACCTTCAGTCTTACTTAAACTTATCTATCATTGGTCTTGTCAAACTAATGTACAGAATGTTGTCTCCTGGGTGAAGATTTCCAATGTCTACGTCAAGAATTTCTACACAAATTTGAGAAGTGTTTGTACAGCTGCTGTTTGGGACAAGAGTTCATTGATCGGTGGAAAAGGAAGAAGCATTCAAGTGGGAGTTATAAGTCTTGGGACAACTTCGCAGGATGGAAATCTACGACAAGTGAAGGTTGAAGTACTTGGAATTTTAAATCCCGATACCGGTGAACTAAGATTGAGAGCCTGTGAACCGGTTCAGGATAACGATCGTACTGTTAAACGAAGATTTAATAATATCCTCCAGCCTTTGAAGGATTGGGTGGATAGAGAGTCGAAAATTCTTACTGATTTCACCGTTGACAAGGGCATTCTCCATGATTTAGGATTCAATCAAGTGGTTCAGGTGGCGTACAATAATCAGACCTCACGTCACCAGAATAGTAATTATCAAGTGATGGAGTACCTTCGTAAAATTGTTCCCAGAATGTTTCAAAATACACTGAGCCTCCTCAGCAGGCAAATGATTCAGCAATTTCTTGATGAACTCGTCTGGAGGGAAATGTTCGGTACAACTGCATCCCGAGCATTTCACAGTATTATTAGCCACATAGCTGAGCAAACTCGGGCTTCAACAGGTGAAAATCTTCTGGATCGTCTCAGTAAAATTGCAGCTAATCCATTTAATGACTGGTCTTACTCGCAATTCATTACAAGAGATTCTTTCTCTACCAATGAAGCCCGGGATCCAATAATACTTTCAAGTGATACCAACGAACCCCAAATAGTTACTCTAAAATCCTCAACTCAGCCCACCAGAAGAAATCGAAAACGTGTGATGAATGCTTCAAATGCCTCGGACGTAAAACGCCACAGTCCAGATATTAGAATCGATATAAAGGATTTGGAGAAGGTTGAACAAATTCCCCTTCATGAATTTTATTACGGAACAATCGAAGGTGATAAGTCTTTCTCGAAGGAAGAAAAACGTTTTGCCTCGTTCACGTGCTTCCTCTGTCCCACCATCATGAAATCAAATACTGAAGTTATGGATCACATGATTAAACACGTGCCTCATCGTGTATCAGGACAATTACATTCACACGTCTGTCGATACTGTTGTGCGGCTTTTTCATCCAGGCATATGATGGTGACGCACATCGCTGAGACACATAGTACTTTTGGTAATATCGATGGACATATGGTTGTTTGTGGAATCTGTGAACAAAAATTTGCCAATTCAAATCTATTAGTAGCACACATGGGCACAACACATTCATCATCGGAAATGCCATACCGCTGTGAGAACTGTGGATACAGAACATCAAGTCATAAAGATGCAGTTGATCATTTTTATAAGGTTCACGAAAGAGGGGATTCCCTACAATGTCCTTATTGTTTAAAGATAATGCAATTTTGCATAGACGGAGTTGCTATTTCTGCCAATATTCAGGCTTATTTGGTACACATGCAGCGACACGTACTCAGGAGGGAGCAGGGAAAGGGGAACAAGTGCTCCAGATGCTGTCTTTGGTTCAATCAGAAGAGCTCCCTCAAGCAGCATCAAGCAGATCTTCATATACCCTGGGTTGGCAACAAAGATACGCCTACAATATCCGACGGAAAACGCATAATGATTCCTAAATTCAGGCATCAATTGAAGCGAATTGATTTAGGTGCTATTCCTCCAGAATTACCGGACGAGGAGGAATTTCACAGATGGAACAGTCCTGTTATTGTTAATGTACCGAATTCACTGTATCATTTTCGTTGTCAAGAGTGTGAGGAGGATATCGATGAAGAGGATCATTACCCTGGAGAGCAGAAGTGTAATCAATGTCGGTATGTCACGTGCTGTTGGAGAGCTTTCAAAGAACATCAACAGCAGATTCATAATGAACGACCTATGACTAGTCTTATTGTTCCTTCTCCACTCATTAATATTCCACTTGAGAAGAAAATGAAGTGCTCGTGCGGGTATGGAACTAAGGATGGTAATTTATTGGCTACACATTTTGTTAAGTGTAAAAAAGTGTCGGGGGGTATTGATGGCCGGGGCTCAACGGGAATGCTCGATAGCCTCGGCCTTGTACCTAAAAATGCAACATGA